One segment of Falco peregrinus isolate bFalPer1 chromosome 4, bFalPer1.pri, whole genome shotgun sequence DNA contains the following:
- the CREG1 gene encoding protein CREG1 isoform X1, protein MNTVDIVSPLAGSGKADFPLAKAARGALSLVKVSGQGCSDWRRAEDPPLPARGRGRGAGCRGGRLSRRAQSVSVGGRCGMAGSALLCAAVLLLLLAAGGAIPPPEEAARMARFVLHNCDWGALATLSAQDGLRGRPFANIFSLSDGPPGPFSGSGVPYLYLTDMEISVQDLEINSNASLTVSLAQTPYCKKHRYDPQNPLCAHIIFCGSIVKVNDSEAGLAKKALFSRHPEMETWPKDHNWFFAKFNITNIWVLDYFGGLKIVTPEEYYSVKP, encoded by the exons ATGAATACAGTGGACATCGTGAGTCCATTGGCTGGCAGCGGGAAGGCTGATTTCCCACTCGCAAAGGCTGCCCGCGGCGCGCTCTCGTTGGTGAAGGTGAGCGGGCAGGGTTGTTCCGATTGGCGGAGAGCAGAGGACCCGCCCCTCCCTGCGCGGGGccgcgggcgcggggccggctGTCGCGGCGGCCGGCTGTCGCGGCGAGCGCAGTCGGTGTCCGTTGGTGGCCGGTGCGGCATGGCGGGGTCGGCGCTCCTGTGTGCggcggtgctgctgctgctgctggcggcCGGCGGGGCCATCCCGCCGCCGGAGGAGGCTGCGCGCATGGCGCGTTTCGTCCTGCACAACTGCGACTGGGGCGCGTTGGCCACTCTCTCGGCGCAGGACGGGCTGCGCGGCCGCCCCTTCGCCAACATCTTTTCCCTCAGCGACGGGCCCCCGGGGCCGTTCAGCGGCAGCGGCGTCCCCTACCTTTACCTGACCGACATGGAGATCTCCGTGCAGGACTTGGAG ATCAATTCAAATGCCTCCTTAACTGTGTCTTTGGCACAGACTCCTTACTGCAAGAAGCACAGATATGATCCCCAAAACCCGCTCTGTGCTCACATAATCTTCTGTGGGAGTATTGTAAAG GTGAATGATTCAGAAGCAGGCTTAGCGAAAAAAGCATTATTCAGTCGCCATCCTGAAATGGAAACTTGGCCCAAGGATCATAATTGGTTCTTTGCCAAATTCAACATCACCAATATTTGGGTCCTGGACTACTTTGGTGGATTGAAAATTGTGACGCCAGAAGAATATTACAGCGTCAAGCCTTA G
- the CREG1 gene encoding protein CREG1 isoform X2 has product MNTVDIVSPLAGSGKADFPLAKAARGALSLVKVSGQGCSDWRRAEDPPLPARGRGRGAGCRGGRLSRRAQSVSVGGRCGMAGSALLCAAVLLLLLAAGGAIPPPEEAARMARFVLHNCDWGALATLSAQDGLRGRPFANIFSLSDGPPGPFSGSGVPYLYLTDMEISVQDLEINSNASLTVSLAQTPYCKKHRYDPQNPLCAHIIFCGSIVKVNDSEAGLAKKALFSRHPEMETWPKDHNWFFAKFNITNIWVLDYFGGLKIVTPEEYYSVKP; this is encoded by the exons ATGAATACAGTGGACATCGTGAGTCCATTGGCTGGCAGCGGGAAGGCTGATTTCCCACTCGCAAAGGCTGCCCGCGGCGCGCTCTCGTTGGTGAAGGTGAGCGGGCAGGGTTGTTCCGATTGGCGGAGAGCAGAGGACCCGCCCCTCCCTGCGCGGGGccgcgggcgcggggccggctGTCGCGGCGGCCGGCTGTCGCGGCGAGCGCAGTCGGTGTCCGTTGGTGGCCGGTGCGGCATGGCGGGGTCGGCGCTCCTGTGTGCggcggtgctgctgctgctgctggcggcCGGCGGGGCCATCCCGCCGCCGGAGGAGGCTGCGCGCATGGCGCGTTTCGTCCTGCACAACTGCGACTGGGGCGCGTTGGCCACTCTCTCGGCGCAGGACGGGCTGCGCGGCCGCCCCTTCGCCAACATCTTTTCCCTCAGCGACGGGCCCCCGGGGCCGTTCAGCGGCAGCGGCGTCCCCTACCTTTACCTGACCGACATGGAGATCTCCGTGCAGGACTTGGAG ATCAATTCAAATGCCTCCTTAACTGTGTCTTTGGCACAGACTCCTTACTGCAAGAAGCACAGATATGATCCCCAAAACCCGCTCTGTGCTCACATAATCTTCTGTGGGAGTATTGTAAAG GTGAATGATTCAGAAGCAGGCTTAGCGAAAAAAGCATTATTCAGTCGCCATCCTGAAATGGAAACTTGGCCCAAGGATCATAATTGGTTCTTTGCCAAATTCAACATCACCAATATTTGGGTCCTGGACTACTTTGGTGGATTGAAAATTGTGACGCCAGAAGAATATTACAGCGTCAAGCCTTAG